A genomic window from Flavobacterium phycosphaerae includes:
- the accB gene encoding acetyl-CoA carboxylase biotin carboxyl carrier protein codes for MDLKEIQNLIKFVSNTGVAEVKLETGDVKITIRTTLEGNTPDITYVQQAPMQQAMAAPVAAAPAPVAAAPVAAAPAADDNSKYITIKSPMIGTFYRKPSPDKPVFVEVGGTIQKGDVLCVVEAMKLFNEIEAEVSGKIVKILVDDMSPVEFDQPLFLVDPS; via the coding sequence ATGGATTTAAAAGAAATTCAAAACCTGATCAAATTTGTATCCAATACAGGAGTTGCTGAAGTAAAATTGGAAACAGGTGATGTAAAAATCACAATCAGAACTACTTTAGAAGGAAACACACCTGACATCACTTATGTGCAACAGGCTCCTATGCAACAAGCTATGGCCGCTCCGGTTGCCGCTGCTCCTGCTCCCGTTGCTGCTGCCCCGGTTGCCGCTGCACCAGCTGCTGATGACAACTCAAAATATATTACTATTAAATCTCCAATGATTGGAACTTTCTACCGCAAACCATCTCCGGACAAACCTGTTTTTGTTGAAGTGGGTGGTACTATCCAAAAAGGAGATGTTCTTTGTGTGGTAGAAGCCATGAAGTTATTCAACGAAATTGAAGCCGAAGTATCCGGTAAAATCGTTAAGATTTTAGTTGATGATATGTCGCCGGTAGAATTCGACCAACCTTTATTCTTAGTAGACCCTTCTTAA